The stretch of DNA ATGTTTCCCGCCATGTCGTAGAGTCCGTACTGGTTGGGGGGGTACTGGCCGACCGGTGCGGCGCCGTCCGCAAGCTGTTTGCCGCCGTAGGCCATTTCCGGGTCCCAATCCGGTCCCCAGGGGAATTCACAACCGTTGGCCCCGCCGGCGGCTTTTTCCCATTGCGCTTCGCTGGGCAGGGCTTTTCCGATGAGGTGGCAGTAGTCGGCGGCTTCGTACCAGGTGATTTTGGAGACGGGGCAGTTGTCGCAACTGGAGGAGGCACTGCGGCGCAGAAGGTGGTCCGGCATCACCTCTTCCAGCTTTTTGTTGGTGACCTCGTACTTGTCGATCATGAAGCCGTTGAGGTACACCTCGTGCGCGGGGGCGCCGTGTTCCGGGCCGAGGGCGTCGCATCCCCGCTGGAACTTGCCCGCCGGGATCATCACCATGTCTTCGGTGATGTCGAAGGTCTGGTCCGGAGAAACGCCGGGCGTGGGAGAACAGGCGGTGGTGCAGGCCAGAAGCCATAGCGTGAACGCCGCGAAGATCCTCATCGTTACCGGCCAATCACCAGCAGGGGTCAGGGGTTCGGTGTGATATCCACCAGTTTCTTCAGGTTCTCGAAAATATTGAGAGTGGCCCGGGACCGGTTGAGCGTGTAAAAATGAATGCCCGGTGCGCCGCCATTGATGAGCCCCTCGCACTGCTCGGTGGCGTGCTCGACGCCGATTTCCTTGATCGCATCCGTGTCTTCCGAATAGGCTTCCATCCGCAACAGCAGGGGATCGGGAATTGTCGAGCCGCACATTTTCGTGAAACGCTTGACCTGTTTCAGGTTCTGAATCGGCATGATACCGGGAATGATCGGTACGTTGATGCCGCGGGCGATGGCCCGGTCCACGAAATCGAAGTAGTAATCGTTGTCAAAAAACAACTGGGTGACCACAAAATCCGCCCCCGCGTCGACTTTCCGCTTCAGGTTGTCGAGGTCGGTGTTCATGTCCGAGCACTCGATGTGCTTTTCCGGATACCCGGCGACGCCGATGCAGAAGTCGTAACCCCTTTTTTTGATGAATTCCACCAGTTCGTTGGCAAA from Nitrospina gracilis 3/211 encodes:
- a CDS encoding formylglycine-generating enzyme family protein, with the translated sequence MRIFAAFTLWLLACTTACSPTPGVSPDQTFDITEDMVMIPAGKFQRGCDALGPEHGAPAHEVYLNGFMIDKYEVTNKKLEEVMPDHLLRRSASSSCDNCPVSKITWYEAADYCHLIGKALPSEAQWEKAAGGANGCEFPWGPDWDPEMAYGGKQLADGAAPVGQYPPNQYGLYDMAGN
- the metF gene encoding methylenetetrahydrofolate reductase [NAD(P)H] produces the protein MKISKLIETIRPAFSFEFFPPKDDEGFNQLFTAIENLKPCQPVYVSVTYGAMGNTRTKTLDLVKRIKRDLDLESMAHLTCVGSNSDEIAEVLDALQDAGIENVLALRGDPPKDQEYFVRPKDGFGFANELVEFIKKRGYDFCIGVAGYPEKHIECSDMNTDLDNLKRKVDAGADFVVTQLFFDNDYYFDFVDRAIARGINVPIIPGIMPIQNLKQVKRFTKMCGSTIPDPLLLRMEAYSEDTDAIKEIGVEHATEQCEGLINGGAPGIHFYTLNRSRATLNIFENLKKLVDITPNP